Proteins encoded in a region of the Oikeobacillus pervagus genome:
- the mce gene encoding methylmalonyl-CoA epimerase produces the protein MINRVDHIGIAVRSLEQTLPFYTDQLQLKLLKTEEVESEQVRVAFLDAGNAKLELLEPMSEKSAIFKFIEKRGEGIHHMALGVQNINDRIKEMKDKGIRMINEQAKQGAGGAQVAFMHPKSAHGVLVELCEKDNKKGE, from the coding sequence ATGATTAATCGAGTAGATCATATTGGAATTGCGGTTCGGTCTTTAGAACAAACCTTACCATTCTACACAGATCAACTCCAATTGAAATTACTAAAAACAGAGGAAGTAGAATCTGAACAAGTACGCGTAGCTTTTCTTGATGCAGGAAATGCAAAATTAGAATTACTGGAGCCAATGAGTGAAAAAAGTGCCATCTTCAAGTTTATTGAAAAGCGAGGAGAAGGAATTCATCATATGGCCTTAGGCGTTCAGAATATTAATGATCGTATTAAAGAGATGAAAGATAAAGGAATTCGGATGATTAATGAGCAAGCGAAACAAGGAGCAGGGGGCGCTCAAGTAGCTTTTATGCATCCAAAATCAGCCCATGGGGTTTTAGTTGAACTT
- the prli42 gene encoding stressosome-associated protein Prli42, which yields MRNKRIQKTVVYLMILAMVASTVMAGLAMFF from the coding sequence ATGAGAAATAAACGAATTCAAAAAACAGTCGTATATCTTATGATTCTTGCTATGGTCGCCTCTACCGTAATGGCGGGATTAGCTATGTTTTTCTAA